From one Pieris brassicae chromosome 5, ilPieBrab1.1, whole genome shotgun sequence genomic stretch:
- the LOC123709930 gene encoding uncharacterized protein LOC123709930, translating to MSQYVLIVAYLMVRLATCAPSPLQMTIECGSDENRSSAKSKSAELSNGNTDHDMDSFCNLIQKAIPKAIEDGKFIIEPNTDNDLIVDSNNIISSAVSPPSGFIPRFSKPKISKLKIPRLNSPRLKPLAIGKAPKVGAPMKLTMLRKVLDEETSAERMERFKNGVQKMLHVVKVLGQIDQYLSERTRIVIDKLSKTFME from the exons ATGTCTCAATACGTGTTGATTGTGGCTTACTTGATG GTGAGGTTGGCGACGTGCGCTCCTTCACCACTTCAAATGACAATTGAATGCGGCTCTGATGAg AATCGTTCTTCAGCTAAATCTAAGTCGGCCGAGTTATCAAATGGTAACACAGACCATGACATGGATTCCTTCTGCAACTTAATTCAGAAAGCAATACCTAAGGCAATAGAGGACGGCAAATTTATCATAGAACCAAATACGGATAACGATCTCATTGTCgacagtaataatataatcagttCAGCAGTGAGCCCGCCAAGTGGCTTCATTCCCAGATTTTCAAAACCGAAAATATCAAAGCTAAAAATTCCGAGACTAAATTCTCCAAGGTTAAAACCACTGGCGATAGGCAAGGCCCCAAAAGTAGGAGCCCCAATGAAGCTCACAATGCTAAGAAAAGTGTTGGATGAAGAAACTAGTGCAGAAAGGATGGAACGATTCAAAAATGGTGTTCAGAAAATGTTGCACGTTGTTAAAGTATTAGGACAAATTGACCAGTATTTATCAGAGCGAACTAGAATTGTTATTGATAAACTATCTAAAACATTTATGGAATGA
- the LOC123710096 gene encoding proline-rich extensin-like protein EPR1, whose amino-acid sequence MMHTHILKSTALWIFIVMEVSCGINLGLISGDRRRLTNPLLIKKTSRHSPITININSKSSAPILSKPLSRILKPKLKLPKIPLIPIIPLLPPVIPKLPILPPLLPIIPPVLPLPIIPHLPKTLKAPKLLRKTPLQRDLERKIKTAIKPPPKINKNVAKFLLNLKKKGTITTAEYLRFKKLLT is encoded by the exons ATGATGCATACACATATTCTGAAGAGCACGGCATTATGGATTTTCATAGTg ATGGAGGTATCCTGCGGAATAAACCTGGGATTGATATCTGGTGATCGAAGAAGACTAACCAATCcattactaattaaaaaaacatcacgTCACTCTCCTATCACAATCAACATCAATTCTAAGTCTTCGGCACCAATTCTCTCAAAACCACTTTCTAGAATATTAAAGCCAAAGTTAAAACTGCCCAAAATTCCACTCATCCCCATAATCCCACTACTCCCGCCTGTGATACCAAAATTACCAATTTTACCCCCTCTGTTACCAATTATACCTCCAGTACTTCCTCTACCCATCATACCGCATTTACCTAAAACTCTTAAAGCTCCGAAGTTATTGAGAAAAACGCCACTTCAAAGGGATTTAGAGAGAAAAATCAAAACTGCAATAAAACCACctccaaaaataaataaaaatgttgcaAAATTTCTACtaaatttgaagaaaaaaggAACTATTACTACAGCTGAGTATTTGAGGTTCAAAAAGCtgttaacttaa
- the LOC123709907 gene encoding leucine-rich repeat extensin-like protein 3 has product MGGRLFWSSLTFLILVSYTTACDDKGICLLEALKEIKQCEKSVLASLLKPLLTSKLEKKPCSKCLDEPAPPPTLVLMPSNPCAPPPVCPSPAPVILSPPSSPYAQPAPIILPTSCSSPPPAPCSPPASVFLSSPCSPPTAANIVLPAPCNPPPAPITLPCPQPSPIMLPSPCAPPSPIMYSAPCGPPSPIMIPAPCAPPSPIMLPAPCAPPSPIMLPAPCAPPSPMMFQPPPCSAPPAPIMLPAPCQPQSPIIISLVPPPPPCSCPAPTCSCAPPSFPMTAYMVPPPVPVSLEAKPIKSSCGCQF; this is encoded by the exons ATGGGGGGACGGCTTTTTTGGTCCTCCCTTACTTTCTTAATTCTCGTCAGTTATACTACCGCTTGTGACGATAAAGGAATATGTTtg TTGGAAGCGctcaaagaaataaaacaatgtgaAAAATCAGTGCTGGCTTC cTTGTTAAAACCTTTACTGACATCTAAGCTTG aaaagAAACCATGCTCCAAATGCCTCGATGAGCCGGCGCCGCCGCCCACACTGGTTCTGATGCCATCAAATCCATGTGCTCCGCCCCCCGTTTGTCCATCACCAGCTCCTGTTATTCTATCTCCCCCTTCCTCCCCCTATGCCCAACCTGCCCCTATTATTCTCCCTACCTCATGTTCATCACCCCCTCCTGCCCCCTGCTCCCCACCTGCCTCTGTTTTTCTTTCCTCCCCCTGTTCACCTCCAACGGCAGCTAATATAGTTCTTCCAGCTCCGTGTAATCCTCCACCAGCCCCTATAACGCTTCCTTGTCCTCAACCAAGTCCTATAATGCTTCCATCTCCGTGTGCCCCACCAAGCCCTATAATGTATTCAGCCCCCTGTGGTCCACCCAGCCCCATAATGATTCCAGCCCCCTGTGCTCCACCAAGCCCCATAATGCTTCCAGCCCCCTGTGCTCCACCAAGCCCTATAATGCTTCCAGCCCCCTGTGCTCCACCTTCACCGATGATGTTTCAACCACCACCCTGTTCCGCTCCACCAGCCCCTATAATGCTTCCTGCACCATGTCAACCACAATCaccaataataatttctttagttCCACCTCCACCACCGTGTTCTTGTCCTGCCCCCACATGCTCCTGTGCACCCCCATCCTTTCCAATGACGGCGTATATGGTGCCCCCACCAGTACCTGTATCTTTAGAAGCAAAACCAATTAAATCATCATGTGGATGCCAATTTTAG